In Papaver somniferum cultivar HN1 unplaced genomic scaffold, ASM357369v1 unplaced-scaffold_117, whole genome shotgun sequence, the DNA window GTTGATCATGGGTTTAGTTTGCTTGGAGAGATCATAAAGAGAGGTTATCGTCCTGATGCTGTCACTTTAACTACATTGATTAAGGGGTTGTGTCTACAAGAAAACATTCATTCTGCATTCGAAGTGTTTGCTAAAATGACTGAGATGGGTATTCAACCTAATGCTTTTACTTGTAATACTCTTATACATGGGCTGTGTAAAACTGGTCAAGTGGGTCTTGCTCTTCAGTTAAAGAACAAGATGCCGAAATGGAATTGCAGACCGAATGTTGTTTCGTATTCTGTCATCATAGATACACTTTGTAAAGGTTGATGAAGCTTTGGTTCTCTTCTCTGAATGCATAGAGATTTTAATGTTGTATCCGATGTAGTTGTTTACGCATCTTTGATCGATGGACTTTGCCATTCAGGGCACTTGAAAGAGGCAAAGAGACTCTTTGACGAGATGGTTGGTAAAGGAATCCCTGCAAATTTAATAGCATATAATTGTATGATTGACGGGTATTGCAAGAATCGTAAGTTGGATAAAGCTATGAAGCTattcaagaaaatgaagaaaaaaaaaggattaaaacCCTCTGTAGTTACTTACAACACATTCTTAGCGGGACTTTATCGAGTTGGAAGAATGAAGACTGTAGAGAATTTGATAATTGAGATGCAAACTTTTGGTTTGTCTCCAGATATTGTCATGTACGGTACAATGTTGGATGGGTACTGCAAGAATGGAAAAATGGAGGAGGCAATAAAATTGTTTGAATTCATGGAGGGTACTGGTATCTTAATTAACATTCACATGTACATCATTCTTATTCATGGTTTTCTTCAGGCTGGCAagctggaagatgcaacaaagctgTTTGATGAAATTCTAAGAAAAGGATTAGTGCCTAATGTAGTAACTGAGAATGCTATTCAGGGAGACGATTCGTTACAGTCTGCTAAGAAGAGTTTTATGGAGAACTTTTCTCCACTTGTGGGTTCTTGTTCGTCTAATCACCGGAATCCTCCTGGTTCTTTGTGTGGTGGAACTTCTTCTTGGTCAGGAATGGTTTCAAAAGATCTAAGGAACCTTCAGATGAAAAGTGATGATTTGAAGTATcgtgatcctcaactctttaatGGTCAAAAAGCTTTTGTTtcctctttagatgattttgaggatgatATTTGACAGTATGAGAAATTGGTTGTTGGGGCTTTTGTGGGTCATCGATTAGCTTTTCATTTTGTTAGAGAGATTTTACTTAGGCTCCGGAGACTCAAAGGGGAGGTTCACATGACCTTGCATAGTGATGCCTCGTTTGTGTTTGATTTTAGTAATGATGAGGATAGACAAAAAGTACTAGAAATTGGTCATGTGTATATTGCTAGTAGACTTTTTATGATTCGACCATGGTCTCCAATGGTTGAAAAAATGGCAGAGGATCTTAAACCTATTCCTGTTTGGTTCACTCTTAAGAAGATTCCTATGTTTATGTGGAACCAGAAGGGGATTGGGATTATTGCTAGTTACCTTGGCATTCCTTTGATGAATGATAAGAAAACCTTGGAGAGATCtagaatgaactttgctagggttTGTGTGGAGATTGACACTAGCTGTGACTTCCCTAGTGAGATTCCAGTGGTGATTGATGGCAAGAAGGCTTTTAAGATACCTGTGGAGTGTTCTTGGAAACCACCAAGGTGTCTTGGGTGTCAGACTTTTGGACATCTAGATGCTAAATGTCCTCTTAAACATCATATTCCAATTGAGAAGCAGAAGGTGCAACCTACTTCTTTACCTCAGAAAACTGTTTGGGTggttaaaaataaagataaagtacAAGATTCAATTTGTGCTACTAATTTGGATGATGTTACTGAAGATGTTATGGTAATTCACATTGCCGAGGATAGAGAGATTCATGACATCCCTGATGTTAATCCTACAACTATTGAGATGGTGATGGAGAGTAGAAAGAGGATGTATGATGAAAGAGATATGGCTCAGGGGCCTTCTCATCCTGTAACTAATACTGGTATCTGAGTGGTGACTGATCTCCATACTAATAATGCTTATAAGGTCTTTTTGGAAGTATCTAAAGCTTTTGAGGAGGTGAATATAAGAGATAGTGAAAacgcgggggtttaacaacctcacccaatatttcggttaacaatctgtatggactaactccaatatactttatagagaatcacctagacaatcagactcaatttagagaaaagtatatcaaagagttaatatctcgatcactcgatttgatctatactcaagcaagtagaaatctgcgagtctttatcaaatactagagagataacttggatggtaccaaagaccaatatctaagtgtcaatcaatttaaatcaacaaccaaaggttggatattctacttgattgatcttaacgcacaacatgtgatattttaattatataacaaaatataatgcggaataaaaataacacagacacctgaaattttgttaacgaggaaaccgcaaatgcagaaaaaccccggtacctagtccatattgaacaccacattgtattaagccgctacagacactatcctactacaaactaactttgtcctggactgtatttgaaccccaatcaatctcacactgatttaagaaAGTCacgaaccacttcagcagagaccatatcctcattctcaacatcttgatgtgagtaGGAATAGTAGAATGAGGCATTAGGTGCaccatcttctacaagagttcttttcttcctcccttttgattcgaaactgaaacctttctcaagaaatccctttgcaaaatcaccatagtgagatgaagaagaagacattcccGACAACccaaaaataacctagagtatgcgtacgtgacttacgtaactcaataggtcgagtacttaaaggtttcttatggaaggagttttttagggtttccttaattgattCGTGCCAATCACATGGGTAGCCCGTACGAGATAAATCTCGACCCAAACGAAAGACAAGAGTCGTTTTCACACGACCTTGCAGAGAACTCTTTGCACATGAGGAAATCATAAaggctccaaaaaaaaaaagtctcataAGAGAAGTAGTTTTAGAGTACAAGAGTAGAACAAAGTTTAACCAAAACAACAAAACAAATACTGATCACATCATaaacaaatacttgtgcaagtattttcgcagagatactcatgctaaagacgataagaaaatatctTGAGAAACTGAAAATACCATTGCTAAGAAGTATACCTGAGCCTAtatctcaaccaggatttttgtgtgagagatttcaaccttgtgattaagtagcacaagtatgagcttttagctcatcaaatgaatattgtttttggttgAATCTCTTCCTTCTGTACTTTGGAGGAAGACTgtcatgatgtgaaaaattatcttaaaatttactatcatcataatacgATGCATAATAGGGATTTTTACCTGAAGAGTATTGCCTAGATGGATCAGTCAGcctgttgatgatttccttatatcctTCAATAATCAATTTAAGGTAATTGTCATCTATCTTCTCATATCTGCATTCTTCACTTGATACATGTTTCACATAAGGGTTATCATTATCTCCATTTCTGATAGGAGAGagaacatgagttcttcttggacgATATTTGTCAACAGGTCTATTatgcttttgtgcatttgaggaactcattgaacttacTTTCGTGGTAGGAAACACAGTA includes these proteins:
- the LOC113329771 gene encoding pentatricopeptide repeat-containing protein At3g22470, mitochondrial-like produces the protein MESFVREECKSGKIKKLEDGLKYFDKLILERPLPSNIDHGFSLLGEIIKRGYRPDAVTLTTLIKGLCLQENIHSAFEVFAKMTEMGIQPNAFTCNTLIHGLCKTGQVGLALQLKNKMPKWNCRPNVVSYSVIIDTLCKGHLKEAKRLFDEMVGKGIPANLIAYNCMIDGYCKNRKLDKAMKLFKKMKKKKGLKPSVVTYNTFLAGLYRVGRMKTVENLIIEMQTFGLSPDIVMYGTMLDGYCKNGKMEEAIKLFEFMEGTGILINIHMYIILIHGFLQAGKLEDATKLFDEILRKGLVPNVVTENAIQGDDSLQSAKKSFMENFSPLVGSCSSNHRNPPGSLCGGTSSWSGMVSKDLRNLQMKSDDLKYRDPQLFNGQKAFVSSLDDFEDDI